A region of Vitis riparia cultivar Riparia Gloire de Montpellier isolate 1030 chromosome 1, EGFV_Vit.rip_1.0, whole genome shotgun sequence DNA encodes the following proteins:
- the LOC117910868 gene encoding pentatricopeptide repeat-containing protein At5g66520, whose protein sequence is MAPILCTPTSQLSSESNAAQTLHLLQRCSNMEELRQIHGQMLKTGLVLDAIPASKLLAFCASPNSGSLAYARTVFDRIFRPNTFMWNTMIRGYSNSKEPEEALLLYHHMLYHSVPHNAYTFPFLLKACSSMSASEETQQIHAHIIKMGFGSEIYTTNSLLNVYSKSGDIKSARLLFDQVDQRDTVSWNSMIDGYTKCGEIEMAYEIFNHMPERNIISWTSMISGCVGAGKPKEALNLFHRMQTAGIKLDNVALVSTLQACADLGVLDQGKWIHAYIKKHEIEIDPILGCVLIDMYAKCGDLEEAIEVFRKMEERGVSVWTAMISGYAIHGRGREALEWFMKMQTAGVEPNQMTFTGILTACSHAGLVHEAKLLFESMERIHGFKPSIEHYGCMVDLLGRAGLLKEAEELIENMPVKPNAAIWGALLNACHIHGNLELGKQIGKILVQVDPGHGGRYIHLASIHAAAGEWNQAARVRRQMKEQGVSKLPGSSVISVNGTAHEFLAGDESHLQIKEIDHMLEQIVERLREEGYKPKLGDLLLDLEDKDKETAIHHHSEKLAVTFGLISTKPGMTIRIVKNLRVCEDCHTVIKLISKVYAREILMRDRTRFHLFKDGNCTCGDYW, encoded by the coding sequence ATGGCACCCATCTTGTGTACTCCAACAAGCCAGTTATCTTCGGAATCAAATGCAGCACAGACCCTTCATCTGCTTCAAAGATGTTCAAATATGGAGGAACTAAGACAGATCCATGGCCAGATGTTGAAAACAGGCCTTGTTCTTGATGCAATCCCAGCCAGCAAGCTCCTAGCTTTCTGTGCTTCACCGAATTCCGGGAGTTTAGCCTACGCCCGGACAGTTTTTGACAGGATATTCAGACCCAATACTTTCATGTGGAATACCATGATAAGAGGCTACTCAAACAGCAAAGAACCTGAAGAAGCCCTACTTCTTTACCATCACATGCTCTATCATTCTGTTCCACACAATGCTTACACCTTCCCTTTCCTGCTGAAAGCCTGTTCCAGTATGTCAGCCTCGGAAGAAACTCAACAAATCCATGCTCACATCATTAAAATGGGCTTTGGCTCAGAGATTTACACCACAAATTCCCTGCTGAATGTTTACTCCAAATCTGGTGACATTAAATCTGCCCGTCTCCTTTTTGACCAGGTAGACCAACGAGACACTGTTTCTTGGAATTCAATGATTGACGGGTACACAAAATGTGGGGAGATTGAAATGGCCTATGAAATTTTTAACCATATGCCAGAAAGGAATATTATCTCATGGACATCAATGATTTCCGGCTGTGTTGGGGCTGGCAAGCCCAAGGAAGCTTTGAATCTATTTCACAGAATGCAGACTGCAGGTATAAAACTTGACAATGTAGCACTGGTAAGCACGCTTCAAGCATGTGCGGATCTTGGAGTGTTGGATCAAGGCAAATGGATTCATGCCTACATTAAAAAgcatgaaattgaaattgacCCAATCCTGGGTTGTGTTCTCATAGACATGTATGCTAAGTGTGGTGACTTGGAAGAAGCCATagaagtttttagaaaaatggaggaaagaGGTGTCTCTGTATGGACAGCCATGATTTCTGGTTATGCAATTCATGGACGTGGAAGAGAAGCTCTTGAATGGTTTATGAAAATGCAGACTGCAGGAGTGGAACCAAACCAGATGACTTTCACAGGGATTTTGACTGCTTGTAGCCATGCAGGACTAGTACATGAGGCAAAATTGTTGTTTGAGAGCATGGAGAGAATTCATGGCTTCAAACCTTCGATAGAGCATTATGGGTGTATGGTTGACCTTCTAGGCCGAGCTGGGTTGTTGAAGGAAGCAGAAGAGTTAATTGAGAATATGCCTGTAAAACCAAATGCTGCCATTTGGGGGGCACTGCTCAATGCATGTCATATTCATGGAAATCTTGAGCTAGGTAAACAGATAGGGAAAATTTTGGTTCAAGTGGATCCTGGCCATGGTGGCCGATACATTCACTTGGCAAGCATTCATGCAGCTGCAGGGGAATGGAACCAAGCAGCTAGAGTGAGACGACAGATGAAAGAGCAGGGAGTTTCAAAACTTCCAGGGAGCAGTGTGATCAGTGTGAATGGGACAGCTCATGAATTTTTAGCCGGGGATGAATCGCACCTGCAGATCAAAGAGATAGATCACATGTTGGAGCAGATTGTGGAGAGACTAAGAGAAGAAGGATATAAACCTAAACTAGGGGATTTGCTACTGGATCTGGAGGACAAGGACAAAGAAACAGCAATTCATCATCATAGTGAGAAGCTTGCAGTCACATTTGGGCTCATCAGCACTAAACCAGGGATGACAATTCGGATAGTTAAGAATCTTCGAGTTTGTGAGGACTGTCACACAGTAATAAAGCTCATCTCTAAGGTCTATGCAAGGGAAATTCTCATGCGGGATAGAACACGGTTCCACCTTTTCAAAGACGGAAATTGTACTTGTGGGGACTACTGGTGA